Proteins from one Streptosporangium becharense genomic window:
- a CDS encoding leucine-rich repeat domain-containing protein, translating into MAGSGNGRATADARIAECLREGSTELGLGGLGLETLPDSIGDLTHLEKLDLRENRLTTLPESLGNLTALERLDLQDNRLVALPESLGNLDRLDTLYLHGNRLTALPESLGGLRSLAWLYLYRNLLTTLPDSVGDLTRLKRLELWDNRLTALPESLGGLGSLHRLELHDNRLTALPESLGGLTNLSTLQLRNNRLTVLPGSLGDLARLAKLDLRDNQITALPESLGGLTALTDLDLGGNRLAALPESLGGLTALIDLNLNDNRLTELPESVGNLAALIRLYLGGNRLTTLPGSMGRLTGLEKLDLRDNEITALPESLGGLPRLTWLNVQGNRLTALPERRRDLSPAQAALRALSTWLRELHREAGRPSLHDLAVRINERLGEDAVGPATVHTVLHCRILPSWPQVEQVVRVLGGQAEAVRPVWEAAYEVSPERAVAEGLYRPVGGDPVTGRGDRSRDPALWLWDPAIGRYEVPDGPRVPDAGGHEYFPGRHIRHCGAVYAIAYHPDDRLLATGNDEGEVWLWDPVTGEPVTAALTGHGGFVTGLAFHPHGHLLASADGWTIRLWNPVTGDPAGAVPVLYEGGVRRIAFDHEGHLLAAACSDGTVRVWDPATGALAADPFACPRKEVWALAFRPGGRVLVTAGVDGTDGTATDGIEGDGEDGAGEDGDGTGSAGAVVRLHDLDTGESVTRPLTGQAGEIVLATLNPDATWLAAAVNDPLRPHQVRTVRLWDVGSGEPVADPFESPCEEIWAMAFHPDGRLLAVGGKHWRYLNYRLQLWDPVTGSHQALYSGLYDQPDHVRTVAFHPGGHVLATGSHFDTDVQQWTLVAAPVGAPLVHHGESVRGLAFHPDGHLLAAVIDSRTVWLWDPATGAPVTVPPVGRAEAVAFHPGGRVLATAYSDETGGTVRLSDLVTGEPIGAPLAGHVPHVSVRIAFQPGGRLLATTDLIWADHIDIVWLWDVDTGELVDGLPMSRGIRKITFHPGGRWLAVTEDDGTVRLWDPFTGEPACVPIRTGYEPGSRPGTVVFHPDGHLLATATATVTGDADEVRLWDPFTGERVGTLATDRQCGGVEAAVFHPGGRLLATGHGDGTIRFWDLPTGEPVGAPLIGHPGAVTSLAFHPAGHLLAAADAAGTARLWIETPHG; encoded by the coding sequence GTGGCGGGTTCGGGGAACGGTCGGGCGACCGCTGATGCGCGGATCGCCGAGTGTCTGCGGGAGGGGTCGACCGAGCTCGGCCTTGGCGGGCTGGGCCTGGAGACGCTGCCCGACTCCATCGGCGACCTGACCCACCTCGAAAAGCTCGATCTGCGGGAAAATCGGCTGACGACTCTGCCGGAGTCGCTGGGAAACCTCACCGCTCTGGAGCGGCTCGATCTGCAGGACAACCGGCTGGTCGCCCTTCCGGAGTCGCTGGGCAACCTCGACCGCCTCGACACGCTCTACCTGCACGGCAACCGGTTGACCGCCCTGCCCGAGTCGCTGGGCGGCCTCAGGAGCCTGGCCTGGCTCTACCTGTACCGCAACCTGCTGACCACCCTGCCCGACTCGGTGGGCGATCTCACCCGTCTTAAGAGACTCGAACTGTGGGACAACCGGCTGACCGCCCTGCCCGAATCGCTGGGCGGCCTCGGCAGCCTCCACAGGCTCGAACTCCATGACAACCGGTTGACGGCCCTGCCCGAGTCGCTGGGCGGCCTCACGAATCTCAGCACACTGCAACTGCGGAACAACCGGCTGACCGTGCTGCCCGGGTCGCTGGGCGACCTCGCCCGCCTCGCAAAGCTCGACCTGCGGGACAACCAGATCACCGCCCTGCCCGAGTCGCTGGGCGGCCTCACCGCTCTCACCGACCTGGACCTGGGCGGAAACCGGCTCGCCGCCCTGCCGGAGTCGTTGGGCGGCCTCACCGCCCTCATCGACCTGAACTTGAACGACAACCGGCTGACGGAGCTGCCCGAGTCGGTGGGGAACCTCGCCGCCCTGATCCGGCTGTATCTGGGTGGTAACCGGTTGACCACGCTACCCGGCTCGATGGGTCGCCTCACCGGCCTCGAAAAGCTCGATCTGCGGGACAACGAGATCACCGCCCTGCCGGAGTCGTTGGGCGGGCTTCCCCGGCTGACCTGGCTCAACGTGCAAGGCAACCGGCTGACCGCGTTGCCCGAGCGGCGCCGGGACCTGTCGCCCGCGCAGGCCGCGTTGCGTGCGCTGAGCACCTGGTTGCGGGAGCTGCACCGCGAAGCGGGCCGGCCGAGCCTGCACGACCTGGCGGTGCGGATCAACGAGCGCCTGGGGGAGGACGCGGTCGGTCCGGCCACGGTGCACACGGTGCTGCACTGCCGCATCCTGCCCAGCTGGCCGCAGGTGGAGCAGGTGGTGCGGGTGCTGGGCGGGCAGGCCGAGGCGGTGCGGCCGGTGTGGGAGGCCGCCTACGAGGTCTCCCCGGAGCGGGCGGTGGCAGAGGGCCTGTACCGGCCGGTGGGCGGCGACCCGGTCACCGGCCGCGGCGACCGTTCACGGGACCCGGCGCTGTGGTTGTGGGATCCGGCCATCGGCCGTTACGAGGTCCCCGACGGGCCGAGGGTGCCCGACGCCGGCGGCCACGAGTACTTTCCCGGCAGGCACATCCGCCATTGCGGCGCCGTCTACGCGATCGCCTACCACCCCGACGACCGCCTGCTGGCCACCGGGAACGACGAGGGGGAGGTGTGGCTGTGGGACCCGGTCACCGGCGAACCCGTCACCGCCGCGCTGACCGGACACGGCGGCTTCGTCACCGGGCTGGCCTTCCACCCGCACGGCCACCTGCTGGCCAGCGCCGACGGCTGGACGATCCGGTTGTGGAACCCGGTCACCGGCGACCCGGCCGGTGCGGTTCCCGTCCTGTACGAGGGTGGTGTCCGGCGGATCGCCTTCGACCACGAGGGGCACCTGCTGGCCGCGGCCTGCTCCGACGGCACCGTGCGGGTGTGGGACCCGGCCACCGGGGCCCTCGCCGCGGACCCGTTCGCCTGTCCCAGGAAAGAGGTGTGGGCGTTGGCCTTCCGCCCGGGCGGGCGGGTGCTGGTCACCGCCGGCGTCGACGGCACTGACGGCACCGCCACCGACGGCATCGAGGGCGATGGCGAAGACGGCGCCGGCGAAGACGGTGACGGCACCGGCAGTGCCGGTGCGGTGGTGCGGCTGCACGACCTGGACACCGGCGAGTCCGTCACCCGTCCCTTGACCGGACAGGCCGGAGAGATCGTCCTGGCGACCCTCAACCCTGACGCCACCTGGCTCGCCGCCGCCGTCAACGACCCGCTCCGGCCGCACCAGGTCCGCACGGTGCGGCTGTGGGACGTAGGCAGCGGTGAGCCCGTCGCCGACCCGTTCGAGTCTCCCTGCGAGGAGATCTGGGCGATGGCCTTCCATCCCGACGGCCGGCTGCTCGCCGTCGGCGGCAAGCACTGGCGGTACCTCAACTACCGGTTGCAGCTGTGGGACCCGGTCACCGGCTCCCACCAGGCCCTGTACTCGGGCCTGTACGACCAGCCCGACCACGTCCGTACGGTGGCGTTCCATCCCGGCGGCCACGTCCTGGCCACGGGCAGTCACTTCGACACCGACGTGCAGCAGTGGACCCTCGTCGCCGCACCGGTCGGCGCGCCACTGGTCCACCATGGGGAGAGCGTCCGCGGACTGGCCTTCCACCCCGACGGCCACCTGCTCGCCGCCGTGATCGACAGCCGCACGGTGTGGCTCTGGGATCCGGCCACCGGCGCACCCGTCACCGTGCCCCCTGTCGGGCGTGCCGAGGCGGTGGCCTTCCACCCCGGCGGCCGAGTGCTCGCGACCGCCTACAGCGACGAGACCGGTGGAACGGTGCGGTTGTCGGACCTGGTCACCGGCGAGCCCATCGGAGCACCCCTCGCCGGCCACGTTCCCCACGTCTCCGTACGGATCGCATTCCAGCCCGGCGGCCGGTTGCTCGCCACCACCGACCTCATCTGGGCTGATCACATCGACATCGTGTGGCTGTGGGACGTGGACACCGGTGAGCTCGTCGACGGCCTCCCCATGAGCCGGGGGATCCGAAAGATCACCTTCCACCCCGGCGGCCGATGGCTGGCCGTCACCGAGGACGACGGCACGGTGCGGTTGTGGGACCCGTTCACCGGGGAACCCGCCTGCGTGCCCATCCGCACCGGCTACGAGCCGGGGAGCAGGCCCGGCACGGTGGTCTTCCACCCCGACGGCCATCTGCTCGCCACCGCCACCGCCACCGTTACCGGCGACGCCGACGAGGTGCGGCTGTGGGACCCGTTCACCGGTGAACGGGTCGGCACCCTCGCCACCGACCGGCAGTGCGGCGGCGTCGAGGCGGCGGTCTTCCATCCCGGCGGCCGGTTGCTCGCCACCGGCCACGGTGACGGAACGATACGGTTCTGGGACCTGCCCACCGGCGAACCCGTCGGCGCTCCCCTCATCGGGCATCCCGGTGCCGTCACGTCGCTGGCCTTCCATCCCGCCGGGCATCTGCTGGCCGCCGCCGACGCCGCCGGGACGGCCCGGCTCTGGATCGAGACGCCGCACGGGTGA
- a CDS encoding helix-turn-helix domain-containing protein has protein sequence MGEIAPLSPVRRQPPTVRLRRLAGELRRLRQEAGLSQAEVTEKTDVNLATLHRIETAKTKPQLRTLNALLDAYGVTGDRRTDLVTLQKEAKQRGWLHGLEAELPGPYSTYIGLEAEAQQAINYESLFIPGLLQTEDYARAVVRGVVPTATDAEVESFVTARMRRQALLDSDTPLRLWAIVDQAALSRTVGSDAIMRAQLAHIVQQAQRPHITVQVIPFSAGAHPGMPGSFIVLKFGADGPDVIHIDSMVGDLFLEKEADIRLYNHICEHLRAIALSPAATAALLASLREDH, from the coding sequence ATGGGCGAAATCGCACCTCTGTCGCCGGTCAGGCGTCAACCACCTACAGTGCGCCTGCGCCGCCTGGCGGGCGAACTACGCCGCCTCCGTCAGGAAGCCGGACTTTCGCAGGCTGAGGTCACCGAGAAGACCGACGTCAACCTCGCTACGCTTCACCGAATCGAGACGGCCAAGACCAAGCCGCAGCTCCGGACACTCAATGCCCTACTCGACGCCTACGGTGTCACCGGCGACCGTCGCACTGATCTGGTGACTTTGCAGAAAGAGGCCAAACAGCGCGGCTGGCTGCACGGTCTCGAAGCAGAACTTCCCGGCCCGTACAGCACCTACATCGGCTTGGAAGCCGAGGCTCAGCAGGCCATCAACTACGAGTCACTGTTCATCCCCGGCCTACTACAGACCGAGGACTACGCTCGGGCGGTGGTCCGCGGCGTGGTACCGACCGCCACCGACGCCGAGGTCGAGAGTTTCGTCACCGCTCGGATGCGGCGTCAGGCACTGCTGGATAGCGACACGCCTCTACGGCTATGGGCGATCGTGGACCAGGCCGCGCTGTCGCGGACAGTCGGCAGCGATGCCATCATGCGTGCCCAGCTCGCACATATCGTCCAGCAAGCTCAGCGTCCGCACATCACCGTTCAGGTCATCCCGTTCTCCGCCGGAGCCCATCCGGGCATGCCCGGCAGCTTCATCGTCCTGAAGTTCGGCGCGGATGGTCCCGACGTAATTCACATTGACAGCATGGTCGGTGATCTGTTCCTTGAGAAGGAGGCGGATATCCGGCTCTACAACCACATTTGTGAGCATCTTCGCGCGATAGCGCTCAGCCCTGCCGCCACGGCCGCGCTACTCGCATCCCTACGCGAAGATCACTAG
- a CDS encoding DNA-processing protein DprA: protein MGTRQASEQGLRTASIVARELALHKVTVVSGLAKGIDTAAHRAALEAGGRTAAVIGTGINRFYPGENRTLQQWIAHEGAVISQFWPDAPPVKQSFPMRNAVMSGYAAAPVVVEAPWKSGARIQARLALEHGRSVVMPDQLLEHDWTREYAEKPGVYVASSLEELLSVVEQSISDLHTGPDALPETAYLVETG, encoded by the coding sequence GTGGGCACACGGCAGGCGAGCGAGCAGGGTCTTCGGACCGCGTCCATCGTGGCGAGAGAACTGGCCCTGCACAAGGTGACCGTGGTCAGCGGCCTCGCCAAGGGCATTGACACCGCCGCGCACAGAGCGGCACTCGAAGCGGGTGGCCGGACCGCGGCTGTCATCGGGACGGGCATCAACCGTTTCTACCCGGGCGAGAACCGGACGTTGCAGCAGTGGATTGCTCACGAAGGCGCGGTGATCAGTCAGTTCTGGCCGGATGCCCCGCCTGTCAAGCAGAGCTTCCCGATGCGCAACGCGGTGATGAGCGGTTACGCGGCGGCCCCGGTGGTGGTGGAGGCGCCTTGGAAGAGCGGTGCACGTATCCAAGCCCGTCTGGCTCTGGAGCACGGCCGCTCCGTCGTGATGCCCGATCAGCTCCTGGAGCACGACTGGACGCGAGAATATGCGGAGAAGCCCGGAGTTTACGTGGCTTCCAGCCTCGAAGAGCTACTTTCGGTGGTGGAGCAATCGATCTCGGATCTGCACACCGGCCCTGATGCGCTTCCGGAGACCGCCTACCTTGTCGAAACCGGCTGA
- a CDS encoding alpha/beta hydrolase: MTTPGTASTAAPLLAAYRKVTELAETHAPALDKAARTMATSAWVGGGAPRFGDELMERRKRMQAAFEQALTEIADLITRQGENPPRPPRLVSPITVATAARSAFAGMDIEAMERLVAELDRTGHSLPEAGSKLNAECVAVGVAATAGRTVGEAGTWAASQAGDLRKRMELLKKEGPAPFAGAAGGTGGAGGVGADLAAAGLVGYGLFGGFAPDGNGAGALLARAQTGDTEALGKVLALQREGKDAGLAGRVSAWWRMLDPAARQGLIDKAPGAVGSLNGLPSATRDSVNRAFLSLEEKRLRDAKADLVKKRDEHLRLPGLYGRSGTVPGIEVELEKYSTMLARVEAVKAALAEGGRNGRPPALLLGFDVNGQGRAVVSYGDPDTAHHVTAYVPGFTTTVEGDGEDFKRARSTWDQVDGLAPGKRTASIAWLGYDAPQINQVFMPDHSVASDKAAEKGSKELVSFVDGLRASHQPDVPANLTMVGHSYGSLTTAKAAVQRPFGKLADDLVFVGSPGLGVGHARDLGVDPSRVWVGAAPDDQVADLESFGGNPYAPSFGAKHFQVAPGGHSNYWKDRSESLRNIGHIIAGGYGKVNPPLEPDPALLYYLQQPVPSE, from the coding sequence GTGACGACCCCGGGTACGGCCTCCACGGCGGCACCGTTACTCGCCGCGTACCGCAAAGTCACCGAACTCGCCGAGACCCACGCTCCCGCGCTGGACAAAGCAGCCCGGACGATGGCCACGAGCGCCTGGGTGGGCGGCGGCGCACCCAGGTTCGGCGACGAGCTGATGGAACGGCGCAAGCGGATGCAGGCGGCCTTCGAGCAGGCGCTCACCGAGATCGCCGATCTGATCACCAGGCAGGGCGAGAACCCGCCCCGGCCGCCCCGTCTGGTCTCACCGATCACGGTCGCCACCGCGGCCCGCAGTGCGTTCGCCGGCATGGACATCGAGGCGATGGAACGGCTGGTGGCCGAACTGGACCGCACCGGTCATTCGCTGCCGGAGGCGGGATCGAAGCTGAACGCCGAATGCGTGGCAGTGGGCGTGGCCGCGACAGCGGGCCGCACGGTCGGTGAGGCGGGCACCTGGGCCGCCAGCCAGGCCGGAGACCTGCGCAAACGCATGGAGCTCCTCAAGAAGGAAGGCCCGGCCCCCTTCGCCGGTGCGGCGGGCGGCACGGGCGGAGCCGGTGGCGTGGGTGCGGACCTGGCCGCCGCCGGGCTGGTGGGGTACGGGTTGTTCGGCGGCTTCGCCCCGGACGGCAACGGGGCCGGAGCACTGCTGGCCCGAGCGCAGACGGGTGACACCGAGGCGCTGGGCAAGGTGCTGGCGTTGCAGCGCGAAGGCAAGGACGCCGGTCTGGCCGGGCGGGTCAGCGCCTGGTGGCGGATGCTGGACCCGGCCGCCCGCCAAGGGCTGATCGACAAGGCGCCGGGTGCGGTTGGTTCCCTCAACGGCCTGCCCTCCGCCACCCGCGATTCGGTGAACCGGGCCTTCCTGTCTCTTGAGGAGAAGCGGCTGCGGGACGCGAAGGCCGACCTGGTCAAGAAACGAGACGAGCATCTCCGGCTGCCCGGTCTCTACGGGAGATCCGGGACCGTTCCCGGTATCGAGGTCGAGCTGGAGAAATACTCCACCATGCTCGCCCGTGTCGAGGCGGTGAAGGCGGCCCTCGCCGAAGGGGGCCGGAACGGCCGGCCTCCGGCGCTGCTGCTGGGCTTCGACGTGAACGGGCAGGGCCGGGCCGTGGTCTCGTACGGCGACCCGGACACGGCTCACCACGTCACCGCCTATGTGCCCGGCTTCACCACCACGGTCGAGGGGGACGGTGAGGACTTCAAACGTGCCCGGTCCACCTGGGACCAGGTTGACGGGTTGGCTCCCGGCAAGCGGACCGCGTCCATCGCCTGGCTCGGCTATGACGCACCTCAGATCAACCAGGTCTTCATGCCCGACCATTCGGTGGCCTCCGACAAGGCCGCCGAGAAAGGCTCCAAGGAACTGGTCTCCTTCGTCGATGGGCTGCGCGCCTCCCACCAGCCCGATGTTCCGGCCAACCTGACCATGGTCGGGCACAGCTACGGCTCGCTGACCACGGCCAAGGCCGCCGTGCAACGCCCGTTCGGCAAGCTGGCCGATGACCTCGTGTTCGTCGGCAGCCCCGGCCTCGGCGTCGGGCACGCCCGCGATCTGGGAGTAGATCCGTCGCGTGTGTGGGTCGGCGCGGCTCCCGACGATCAGGTCGCCGACCTTGAGAGTTTCGGAGGGAATCCTTACGCACCGAGCTTCGGGGCCAAGCATTTCCAGGTCGCGCCCGGAGGTCACTCCAACTATTGGAAGGACAGATCGGAATCCTTGCGTAACATCGGTCACATTATCGCTGGTGGATATGGAAAGGTGAATCCACCTCTGGAACCGGACCCGGCTCTTCTGTACTACCTGCAACAGCCGGTGCCTTCGGAGTGA
- a CDS encoding ATP-binding protein encodes MTGVTTSEHYLGLSVFPTSPYYARVHVQRVLEGWRRDDLIETAQLVVSELVSNAIKAHASFFAATEATAHASPDHIWMDLYRADETVVLRVWDAGRTPPVLRNPDPDDEGGRGLYLVDLIAKEWGYYWPASGGKIVWCALAAPPPPGRERNDRRRGGGPRPGGSVPRGGRRDLLRDGPELPFERVDECPGRLAQPCPAGTQVFGEPPGRRPHPHRLTGELVVGGVERGLQDGDPRLDLRQRLFQHLTPRVGHQILRMRTHKPLFGRGYTGRFNGHY; translated from the coding sequence ATGACCGGTGTCACCACCAGCGAGCACTACCTGGGGCTTTCCGTCTTCCCGACCTCGCCCTATTACGCCCGCGTCCACGTCCAGCGCGTGCTGGAGGGGTGGCGGCGGGACGACCTGATCGAGACGGCCCAGCTCGTCGTCTCCGAGCTGGTGTCCAACGCGATCAAGGCACACGCCTCGTTCTTCGCCGCCACGGAGGCGACGGCCCACGCGAGCCCCGACCACATCTGGATGGACCTCTACCGGGCCGATGAGACGGTCGTGCTGCGCGTCTGGGACGCCGGCCGCACCCCGCCCGTCCTCAGAAACCCCGACCCGGACGACGAGGGCGGACGCGGCCTCTACCTCGTCGACCTGATCGCGAAGGAGTGGGGCTACTACTGGCCGGCGTCGGGCGGAAAGATCGTCTGGTGTGCCCTGGCGGCCCCGCCGCCCCCCGGGAGGGAACGGAATGACCGCCGTCGCGGGGGCGGCCCCCGGCCGGGCGGGTCAGTGCCGCGCGGCGGAAGGCGGGACCTTCTCCGGGACGGACCGGAGCTCCCCTTCGAGCGCGTCGACGAGTGCCCTGGCCGCCTGGCGCAGCCGTGCCCGGCGGGCACTCAGGTCTTCGGCGAACCGCCGGGCCGTCGGCCCCACCCACACCGGCTGACCGGTGAACTGGTCGTGGGCGGAGTCGAGCGCGGTCTCCAGGATGGCGACCCGCGTCTTGACCTCCGCCAACGTCTCTTCCAGCACCTGACGCCGCGGGTTGGGCACCAGATCCTCCGGATGAGGACTCATAAACCCCTCTTCGGACGTGGATACACCGGCAGATTTAATGGACATTATTAG
- a CDS encoding DUF4132 domain-containing protein, whose protein sequence is MGVLADFPCAHDHVIRQVDLPARDVFARFDTAFAEGRRLPGEDDDLRLFGRWAQMRLSLGTDGGHDHDERVLRLTRSVAETGIPWTVQDVRFLWSAAHALMTWRHTNYPELYRIPLAAVRRLDYADRRRVLEGTPEWFRRYHRPVWEAVHEQLEEVLTEPAENGPAALIRNVIWNCDSFARMLAEEYGPRLAGPAVLPLLHHWNTARSAKPSDRWLKTARILLTPEAAGLVREILTRVAAHREKPVENGHGWAETVFLHERTAVPVRGMVWTCELIDEPWVASLLGDVALTCGVGIGGSGANCRSEKLANAAVGVLARRGGLDAVAPLARIQVKVRKKTVLAGVARTLDAVADQAGLTREQLLDRTVPTFGLGPDGVREERIGDCLVRLCADGSALRFVNAAGKTVKAAPQAIRKDPALAELKTTLKELRQALPAERFRLERALAEERMWRWHQVEEFFLDHPVTGRYARNFIWQILQGPAGIPVRTAGGWELTDPRGRRIQPSPDTPVLLWHPIREAAEDVRAWRDHLLEHGIRQPYKQAFREVYLLTPAEERTGTFSNRFAGHVLRYGQAKALLNQRGWTDLSIGHWDYECGGDQGDAVKELSGWQARWGMHVVGDPGTDGWGTASFCATEQIAFHPAGNTLSRYDHAYREGVPLTEVPPLVLSEVLRDADLAVGVTSVGLDEQATGGHEDYWHSYGFGELTETAKTRRDALARLLPRLRIAGRAELTDRFLRVRGDLRTYRIHLGSGNILMEPNDAYLCIVPTHDRDAASVFLPFEEDGGMLSVILSKAFLLAADTTITDPSITRQLGG, encoded by the coding sequence ATGGGTGTCCTCGCCGACTTCCCATGCGCTCACGACCACGTCATCCGCCAGGTCGACCTGCCGGCCCGCGACGTCTTCGCCCGCTTCGACACGGCCTTCGCCGAGGGACGGCGGCTCCCCGGCGAGGACGACGACCTGCGGTTGTTCGGCCGCTGGGCACAGATGCGGCTCAGCCTGGGCACGGACGGGGGCCACGATCACGACGAGCGTGTCCTGCGCCTGACCCGCTCCGTCGCCGAGACCGGCATCCCCTGGACGGTCCAGGACGTCAGGTTCCTCTGGTCGGCCGCCCACGCGCTGATGACCTGGAGGCACACCAACTACCCGGAGCTGTACCGGATCCCGCTCGCCGCGGTCCGGCGCCTGGACTACGCCGACCGCCGCCGTGTCCTGGAGGGGACACCGGAGTGGTTCCGCCGGTACCACCGGCCGGTCTGGGAAGCCGTGCACGAGCAGTTGGAGGAGGTGCTGACCGAACCCGCCGAGAACGGCCCGGCCGCCCTGATCCGCAACGTGATCTGGAACTGTGACTCCTTCGCCCGCATGCTCGCCGAGGAGTACGGCCCGCGCTTGGCCGGCCCCGCCGTCCTGCCGCTGCTGCACCACTGGAACACCGCCCGGTCCGCCAAGCCCAGCGACAGGTGGCTGAAGACCGCTCGGATACTGCTGACGCCCGAGGCCGCCGGTCTCGTCCGCGAGATCCTCACCCGGGTCGCGGCCCACCGGGAGAAGCCCGTCGAGAACGGCCACGGTTGGGCTGAGACCGTCTTCCTGCACGAGCGCACCGCCGTACCCGTGCGCGGCATGGTGTGGACGTGCGAGCTGATCGATGAGCCGTGGGTGGCCTCGCTCCTCGGTGACGTCGCCCTGACCTGCGGTGTCGGGATCGGCGGGTCGGGAGCCAACTGCCGCAGCGAGAAGCTCGCCAACGCCGCCGTCGGCGTCCTGGCCCGCCGCGGCGGGCTGGACGCGGTCGCGCCGCTGGCCCGGATCCAGGTCAAGGTCCGCAAGAAGACCGTGCTGGCGGGCGTGGCGCGCACCCTCGACGCGGTTGCCGACCAGGCGGGCCTGACCCGCGAGCAGCTGCTGGACCGCACCGTGCCCACCTTCGGGCTCGGCCCGGACGGGGTCCGGGAGGAGAGGATCGGCGACTGCCTCGTACGGCTGTGTGCCGACGGCAGCGCGCTGCGGTTCGTCAACGCCGCCGGAAAGACCGTCAAGGCGGCCCCGCAGGCGATCCGCAAGGACCCGGCGCTGGCCGAGCTCAAGACCACGCTCAAGGAACTCAGGCAGGCCCTGCCGGCCGAGCGGTTCCGGCTGGAGCGGGCACTGGCCGAAGAACGCATGTGGCGCTGGCACCAGGTGGAGGAGTTCTTCCTCGACCACCCGGTCACCGGCCGGTACGCCCGCAACTTCATCTGGCAGATCCTCCAGGGCCCGGCCGGGATCCCCGTCCGGACCGCCGGCGGCTGGGAGCTCACCGACCCGCGGGGACGCCGCATCCAGCCGTCCCCCGACACCCCGGTCCTGCTCTGGCACCCGATCCGCGAGGCGGCCGAGGACGTGCGGGCCTGGCGCGACCACCTGCTGGAGCACGGGATCCGCCAGCCGTACAAGCAGGCGTTCCGCGAGGTCTACCTGCTGACCCCCGCCGAGGAACGCACCGGCACCTTCTCCAACCGGTTCGCCGGGCACGTGCTGCGCTACGGCCAGGCCAAGGCCCTGCTGAACCAGCGCGGCTGGACCGACCTGTCGATCGGCCACTGGGACTACGAGTGCGGAGGCGACCAGGGCGACGCCGTCAAGGAGCTGTCCGGCTGGCAGGCCCGCTGGGGCATGCACGTGGTCGGCGATCCGGGCACCGACGGCTGGGGCACCGCCTCCTTCTGCGCCACCGAGCAGATCGCCTTCCACCCCGCCGGGAACACGCTCAGCCGCTACGACCACGCCTATCGCGAGGGCGTGCCGCTGACCGAGGTGCCACCGCTGGTGCTGTCGGAGGTGCTGCGCGACGCCGACCTGGCCGTGGGCGTCACCTCGGTCGGTCTCGACGAGCAGGCGACCGGCGGGCACGAGGACTACTGGCACTCCTACGGGTTCGGCGAACTCACCGAGACCGCAAAGACCCGGCGCGACGCGCTCGCCCGGCTGCTGCCCCGGCTGAGGATCGCCGGCCGGGCGGAACTGACCGACCGGTTCCTGCGGGTCCGCGGCGACCTGCGCACCTACCGGATCCACCTGGGGTCGGGCAACATCCTGATGGAGCCCAACGACGCCTACCTGTGCATCGTCCCGACCCACGACCGTGACGCCGCGTCCGTCTTCCTGCCCTTCGAGGAGGACGGCGGCATGCTGTCGGTCATCCTGTCCAAGGCGTTCCTGCTCGCCGCCGACACGACGATCACCGACCCGTCGATCACCCGCCAGCTCGGCGGCTGA
- a CDS encoding DUF397 domain-containing protein translates to MQQHDLSSARWRKSSLSGTGPSCVEVAFVADAVAVRDTKNREGGTLTFHHDEWTAFIGGIKSGGFDDLT, encoded by the coding sequence ATGCAGCAGCACGATCTCTCCAGTGCGCGGTGGCGCAAGAGCAGTCTCAGCGGTACCGGTCCGAGTTGCGTCGAAGTGGCGTTCGTCGCCGACGCCGTCGCCGTCCGCGACACCAAGAACCGTGAAGGCGGCACGCTCACGTTCCACCATGACGAGTGGACGGCCTTCATCGGCGGCATCAAGAGCGGCGGCTTCGACGACCTCACCTGA